In Paenibacillus ihbetae, the following are encoded in one genomic region:
- a CDS encoding Fur family transcriptional regulator — MKENNQAKVKDMLDTMARNGWRVTEQRRTLAQIFADHDGYLSPKDVYDQMSVYYPSMSLDTVYRNLRMLSEMGVLEHFYFMDGGLKFKENCLTHHHHHLICVNCEKTLPFDYCPMDHGLKLPGDYKVLRHRFEVYGLCEGCQALEREETME, encoded by the coding sequence ATGAAGGAGAACAACCAAGCCAAAGTAAAAGACATGCTGGATACAATGGCGCGAAATGGATGGAGAGTAACGGAGCAACGTAGGACACTAGCCCAGATTTTCGCCGATCACGACGGGTATTTATCACCGAAAGATGTATATGACCAAATGTCCGTCTATTACCCAAGCATGAGTCTGGATACAGTTTATCGTAATCTTCGCATGTTAAGCGAGATGGGTGTCTTGGAGCATTTCTACTTTATGGACGGAGGTTTGAAATTTAAGGAGAACTGCCTGACTCACCACCATCATCATTTGATTTGCGTCAACTGCGAAAAGACACTTCCCTTTGATTACTGCCCAATGGACCATGGACTCAAACTGCCGGGGGACTACAAAGTCTTGCGACATCGCTTCGAGGTTTATGGCTTATGCGAAGGCTGCCAGGCGCTTGAGAGAGAAGAGACTATGGAATAA
- a CDS encoding CobW family GTP-binding protein encodes MSIQQAEDSRIPVTVLTGFLGAGKTTLLNHVLTADHGEKIAVIVNEFGEVGIDNQLVVGADEEIFEMNNGCICCTVRGDLIRILTQLRDAKLGTGDGKADFERVLIETTGLADPGPVAQTFFVDPDIADVYRLDAIVTVVDAKHVEQHLDDGHEAQEQVAFADVLLLNKTDLVSEDDLQKLERRLRTMNSAAKLYHTQQSKIDVNQILGIGAFDLEKKLEIEPGFLEEAHDHEHDDEVTSIFFRESRPLDLNKVERFLNEWLVDHGVDTFRYKGVFNIKGVKKRIVFQGIHMLFSSYPDRDWRPDEVPTSEFVVIGRNLDEDWFHEQFAGCVAI; translated from the coding sequence ATGTCCATTCAACAAGCCGAGGATTCACGGATCCCCGTCACGGTACTGACTGGTTTTCTCGGAGCAGGTAAAACGACTTTGCTGAATCATGTATTAACAGCAGATCACGGCGAAAAAATAGCGGTTATAGTCAACGAGTTCGGGGAGGTAGGCATCGACAATCAACTGGTTGTAGGAGCGGATGAGGAAATCTTTGAAATGAATAATGGGTGTATCTGCTGTACGGTACGAGGTGACCTTATCCGTATTCTAACTCAACTGAGAGATGCAAAGCTCGGAACTGGGGATGGCAAGGCAGACTTCGAACGAGTGCTCATCGAGACGACAGGGCTGGCAGACCCTGGCCCGGTTGCTCAGACTTTTTTTGTCGATCCAGACATAGCTGATGTTTACAGACTGGATGCGATTGTCACGGTTGTGGATGCGAAGCATGTTGAGCAGCATTTGGACGACGGTCATGAAGCGCAGGAGCAAGTCGCCTTTGCAGACGTGCTTTTACTGAACAAGACGGATCTTGTATCTGAAGACGATTTGCAGAAGCTGGAGCGGCGCCTTCGTACAATGAACTCGGCAGCCAAGCTGTACCATACCCAACAGTCCAAGATTGACGTGAACCAGATCCTCGGAATCGGCGCTTTTGATTTAGAGAAGAAGCTGGAGATCGAACCTGGATTTCTCGAAGAAGCGCATGATCATGAACATGACGATGAAGTAACCTCTATTTTCTTTCGTGAATCTCGTCCACTCGACTTGAATAAAGTGGAACGCTTCCTTAATGAATGGTTGGTAGATCATGGCGTAGACACTTTCCGGTATAAAGGCGTTTTTAACATCAAGGGAGTCAAGAAACGAATCGTTTTTCAAGGGATTCACATGCTGTTCAGTTCATATCCTGATCGGGATTGGAGACCCGATGAAGTACCAACCAGCGAATTCGTTGTGATCGGCCGCAACCTTGACGAGGATTGGTTCCATGAACAGTTTGCTGGTTGTGTGGCTATCTAA
- a CDS encoding (2Fe-2S) ferredoxin domain-containing protein, with protein MTTWNLNETHCHLLICNGGSCMKKQAEDVTQAIRDEIATLGADRLIHTTRTRCNGRCADACVVIAYPDGIWYKSITPDLGRELVRKHLTGGHLEDQKVYSFDGTFIASGLSVVGKEKAPAADH; from the coding sequence ATGACGACTTGGAATTTAAATGAAACGCACTGTCATTTGCTTATATGTAATGGTGGTAGTTGCATGAAGAAGCAAGCGGAAGATGTGACGCAAGCGATCCGGGATGAAATCGCTACGCTCGGAGCAGACCGTTTGATTCATACAACACGTACCCGGTGCAATGGGCGATGTGCTGATGCCTGTGTTGTCATTGCCTATCCGGACGGGATTTGGTATAAGTCTATAACCCCTGATCTTGGCAGAGAGCTTGTGCGAAAACATCTTACAGGAGGTCATTTGGAAGACCAGAAGGTGTATTCGTTTGACGGCACATTCATTGCATCCGGTCTTTCTGTTGTAGGCAAAGAAAAGGCTCCCGCAGCTGATCATTAA
- a CDS encoding M15 family metallopeptidase → MKNSKLTSFMPKIVIGSLVASLALTCMPYPKGADQAIAAASRSSQSFAKFMQMNAPSRTVKTIGGIQMVTNLSSTVVLVNKQRNLPSTYAPKDLVVPNVPFSFSGPSPKKQLRKIAANALEDLFAAAKKDGIELKAVSGYRSYATQKSIFERNASIKGEAVANRTSARPGQSEHQTGLSMDISSASVGYALEQSFGSTKEGKWLKANAHKYGFIIRYGKGKEKLTGYSYEPWHVRYVGVYIAGEITRQNLTLEQYLQKSI, encoded by the coding sequence ATGAAAAATAGCAAATTAACGTCGTTCATGCCGAAAATCGTCATCGGTTCCTTGGTCGCAAGCTTGGCTTTAACCTGCATGCCTTATCCAAAGGGAGCCGATCAAGCGATTGCCGCTGCATCGCGCTCGTCGCAGAGCTTCGCGAAATTTATGCAGATGAACGCTCCGAGCCGGACCGTGAAAACCATAGGCGGAATTCAAATGGTCACGAACCTTTCCAGCACGGTTGTACTGGTAAACAAGCAGAGAAATTTGCCTTCCACTTATGCTCCGAAGGATCTGGTCGTTCCCAATGTTCCGTTCAGCTTCTCTGGGCCAAGCCCTAAAAAGCAGTTGAGAAAAATCGCGGCCAATGCCTTGGAGGATTTATTCGCAGCAGCCAAAAAGGACGGCATTGAGCTCAAAGCTGTCTCCGGCTACCGTTCGTACGCCACGCAAAAATCGATCTTCGAGCGCAACGCCAGCATCAAAGGTGAAGCCGTAGCGAACAGGACCAGCGCGCGCCCGGGACAGAGCGAGCATCAGACCGGTCTAAGCATGGATATCTCCAGCGCCTCGGTTGGATATGCACTGGAGCAAAGCTTCGGCAGCACGAAGGAAGGCAAGTGGCTGAAAGCCAACGCCCATAAATACGGCTTCATTATTCGTTATGGCAAGGGCAAGGAAAAGCTTACCGGTTATTCGTACGAGCCTTGGCATGTTCGGTATGTCGGCGTTTATATTGCGGGAGAGATCACGAGACAGAACTTGACGCTTGAGCAATACTTGCAGAAATCCATCTAA
- a CDS encoding NUDIX domain-containing protein yields MKYMDINNQKYHVLARGVILSEGNLLVAHCKGMDNTFLPGGHIEFKEGMRTTLSREIKEELGQESIVGEYIGCVEADFELPTTYHQELNHLFRVELPHIDHQILPESQENHLEFYWIRMNELEQHNLQPYPVREVIPRYFNKEEGPFWESTFEDR; encoded by the coding sequence ATGAAATATATGGATATCAACAATCAAAAATATCATGTGCTGGCCAGAGGGGTTATTCTCTCGGAGGGAAACCTATTAGTCGCGCATTGTAAGGGCATGGACAATACATTTCTTCCAGGCGGTCACATAGAGTTTAAGGAAGGCATGAGAACCACGTTATCCAGGGAGATTAAAGAGGAGCTTGGACAAGAGAGTATCGTGGGGGAATATATTGGTTGTGTTGAAGCTGATTTTGAGCTTCCCACGACCTATCATCAGGAACTTAATCATTTATTTCGAGTCGAGTTGCCCCATATCGATCATCAAATACTCCCTGAATCGCAAGAGAATCATTTGGAGTTTTACTGGATTCGAATGAATGAATTGGAGCAGCATAATCTGCAGCCGTACCCCGTGAGAGAGGTTATCCCGAGATATTTTAATAAAGAAGAAGGACCGTTCTGGGAAAGTACATTTGAAGACCGCTGA
- a CDS encoding 2'-5' RNA ligase family protein yields the protein MEFFFGIVPETDIYEKVMSVREKYCVRNGSDPHITVKASCGLSEDMSWLSKCRKIISEFESFQITVGAPKYFGDRDVLYLDVQSEELIELHKRLVAVLEASEESINRCFELELYKPHITVARKSRLSEATIEEMRKDILPDFKKNRTFSVSTVSLFYRANKNEKYRRKEDIKISM from the coding sequence ATGGAATTCTTTTTTGGCATTGTTCCCGAAACTGATATTTATGAGAAGGTCATGTCCGTAAGAGAAAAATACTGTGTTCGGAATGGTTCGGACCCACACATCACCGTCAAAGCCTCTTGTGGACTTTCAGAGGATATGAGCTGGCTTTCCAAATGCCGAAAGATCATATCGGAGTTCGAAAGTTTCCAAATTACCGTTGGTGCACCGAAGTATTTTGGTGATCGGGATGTCTTGTATTTGGATGTCCAATCGGAAGAGCTGATTGAATTGCATAAACGCCTCGTAGCCGTGTTGGAGGCCAGCGAGGAGAGCATCAACAGATGTTTTGAGCTAGAGCTTTATAAGCCTCATATTACGGTAGCACGAAAATCAAGGTTATCCGAAGCTACCATTGAAGAGATGAGAAAGGATATCCTTCCTGACTTTAAAAAGAACCGCACGTTTTCTGTGTCCACCGTTAGTTTATTCTATCGCGCAAATAAGAACGAGAAGTACAGAAGAAAAGAAGACATTAAGATAAGCATGTAA
- a CDS encoding HAD hydrolase-like protein: protein MIRAVIFDLDGTLLDRNTSLYHFVVDQYARIIHNAKSIGMERYTNRFIELDHRGYVWKVDAFYTEPVEYDGKISDLLEIERIIEQWNFGIKPMK, encoded by the coding sequence ATGATTCGAGCTGTTATTTTTGATCTTGATGGGACATTGCTAGACCGCAACACTTCTCTATATCACTTCGTTGTTGATCAATATGCGAGGATTATACATAACGCTAAAAGTATAGGGATGGAGCGATATACAAACCGATTTATTGAATTAGATCATCGCGGCTATGTGTGGAAGGTAGATGCTTTTTATACAGAGCCGGTTGAATATGATGGAAAGATAAGTGATTTACTCGAGATCGAGAGAATCATAGAGCAATGGAATTTTGGGATTAAGCCCATGAAGTAG
- a CDS encoding HAD family hydrolase — translation MKYKAILFDFDGTLADTLPICFYSFQKVFAAYDQRTLTDQDIVAMFGPSEIGIIQQNLRCKDRVHEAIDDYYLHYEREHDRYVSSNQEILELINLIHHKGISTGIVTGKARKSYDISVKHLFPGDLFKISITGDDVVDPKPHPEGIIKAMNLLGCLPEETLFVGDSQADIEAGIRARVKTAGVNWLDNSHGSEFSIKPDYQFSSISDFICELNREVRNS, via the coding sequence GTGAAATATAAAGCGATTTTGTTCGATTTTGACGGTACATTAGCAGACACATTACCTATTTGCTTTTATTCGTTTCAAAAGGTCTTTGCTGCCTATGATCAACGAACATTAACGGATCAAGATATTGTCGCCATGTTTGGACCATCCGAGATTGGGATCATTCAACAGAATTTACGCTGTAAAGATCGGGTTCATGAAGCGATTGATGATTACTATTTGCACTACGAGAGAGAACATGACAGATACGTATCCAGTAACCAAGAGATCCTCGAATTGATAAATCTCATTCACCACAAAGGGATATCGACCGGAATCGTAACCGGAAAGGCAAGAAAAAGCTACGACATATCCGTAAAGCATCTATTTCCAGGTGATCTGTTCAAAATATCGATAACCGGTGATGATGTTGTTGATCCAAAGCCTCATCCGGAAGGGATTATCAAAGCTATGAATCTATTGGGTTGCTTACCTGAAGAAACGTTGTTTGTTGGAGATAGTCAGGCGGATATTGAAGCTGGAATTAGAGCCAGGGTGAAAACTGCAGGAGTTAATTGGCTGGACAATTCCCATGGTAGCGAGTTTTCAATAAAGCCTGATTATCAATTTTCCAGCATATCGGATTTTATCTGTGAACTGAATCGAGAAGTAAGG